DNA sequence from the Myxococcus guangdongensis genome:
CCAGCCCTCCTGCGTGAGATAGGCCGGGTCCTCCTCCATCACCGCGACCTTCTGCCCATCCCACTCCGGCACCGGCGTGGACGTGTTGAGCTCGATGGCGATGTATGAGCCCTCGCGCAACAGCTTCGGCGCCTCCTTGCGCGTCGACGAGCGGAAGTCGATGGACGCGCCCAGCGCGTGGCCCTGGTTTCCCAGCGGGTGGCTGTAGACCTGCGCCGTGATTCCCAGCTCGTCCATCTTCGCCATCGTCGCGTCATACACATCCGCCGACGAGCGCCCCGGCCGAGACGTCTCCACCATCAACACGTCCTGGAGCGTGTTCGTGTTGGCCAGCGCCTGCTTCAAGCCCTCGGGCGCGTCCGTCTCACCCTCGCGCAGCACATAGGCCATCTTCTGCCAGTCGGTGTGCAGCCCCAGGTAGCTGATGCCGAAGTCCACGTGGATGAGGTCGCCCCGCTCGATGACGACGTCCTCCTTCGTCACCGCGAGGAAGCCGCGCGACTTGGAGCTCACCCCGCCCTTGCGCTGCACGCGCATGTCCGGCTGGAACCACGTGCTCACGCCCAGCGCCCACAGCCTGTCGTAGAGCCACCGGCGGACGTCCCCCACCGTCGTCTTCCCCGGCACCACCACCTTCGAGGAGAAGGCCTCCTTCACCACCTCGTCCGTCAGCTCCACCAGCCCCCGGTAGTGCTCCCACTCCTCGGGCAGCCGCGTGTCCAGGTACTCCTCGATGAGCGGCGCGGCGCTCACGAAGCGCGCCTCCGCCTTCGGCCCGAGCGCCTCCAGCACCCACGCATACCCGTCCCGCGTCAGGCTGCGCGTCACGCCCCGCTTGCCGTCGATGCCCAGCGCAATCGCCTTCGGCTGGTGGCGCGCGTCCAGCTCCGCCAGGAACTCCGGCGCGGACTTGCCCTCCTCGGGCGTCTCGAAGAACTGGAGCACCGCCTCCTCCGCGTAGCCCGTCAGCGCCACGCGCCGCAGCCCCTCGGCTCCCGCGTCCACGAAGACGAAGACGTCCCGGTTGCCCGCGTACGGGCGCGGCGGCGCCACGTACTGCGTCAGCGGATCATCATGGAACTCCTCGTTGACGATGATCCACATGCCCACGCCATGGCGGCGCATCATCTCCAGCAGCATTCCGTGGCGCTTCTGCAGCCAGCCCTCCCGCAGCGCAATCTGCTGCGACATGGGCAACAGCCGGGGCTTCTCGTCGCGGGTCTGAGCACACCGGGACGTCGAACACGCGGACAACAACAGGAGCGGCAGGGCCGCCCACTTCAGCAGGGTCATGGGGGACTCCAAGTCGAGCTGGAGCCACACCCTATCGCCCGAACGACGGACACCGAAGTCCCCCACCCCCGGAGCCCTTGGAGACTCCGGAGGCGGAGGACCTGGGGCGCGGACTGCCCCTTCCTCCTCCACGCTCCACGCAGGCCCTCCCGGATGACGCCCCCCCACGACCTGGAGTCATTCGCGTCGTCTCCCCCACCTTCACGACGCCATCCGTCAGAGGCGACGGTCGTCCCCCGACGCCGCCCGCCCGTTTGAAGCGCTCCCAAACCCTCGCGCCAAAATCTCAGTAACTGGCGATCTGGAAATCCAGGTCGTCGTCCAGGAGGAGCTCGGTGTCACGCGCCTCCTGCTGCTGCTCGTCCTCTTCAGAAGCGCCCCCCCAGCACCGCCCCCCACCCAGCTCCCGCCCCCCGCCCTCCGCCAACGCCCCCCAGCTCCCCCCGCCCGCGCCCCGCTCCTCCG
Encoded proteins:
- a CDS encoding M24 family metallopeptidase, which produces MTLLKWAALPLLLLSACSTSRCAQTRDEKPRLLPMSQQIALREGWLQKRHGMLLEMMRRHGVGMWIIVNEEFHDDPLTQYVAPPRPYAGNRDVFVFVDAGAEGLRRVALTGYAEEAVLQFFETPEEGKSAPEFLAELDARHQPKAIALGIDGKRGVTRSLTRDGYAWVLEALGPKAEARFVSAAPLIEEYLDTRLPEEWEHYRGLVELTDEVVKEAFSSKVVVPGKTTVGDVRRWLYDRLWALGVSTWFQPDMRVQRKGGVSSKSRGFLAVTKEDVVIERGDLIHVDFGISYLGLHTDWQKMAYVLREGETDAPEGLKQALANTNTLQDVLMVETSRPGRSSADVYDATMAKMDELGITAQVYSHPLGNQGHALGASIDFRSSTRKEAPKLLREGSYIAIELNTSTPVPEWDGQKVAVMEEDPAYLTQEGWKFFVPRQEAFYLIK